The genome window CAGGCCGGGGGCGAGCGTCTTGGAGAACGTGCTCATGTACATCACGTTTCCTGAATAGGGCTTGCCGTTGCCCGCGCGGTACTCGGAGTCCACCAACACGATCGACGGCAGGTGTTCACCTTCATAACGGAGCTGCACGTACGGATCGTCTTCGATGATGGGCACGCCGTAATGATCGGCGAGGCGCACCAGCTCGCGGCGCCGATCCAGCGAGAGCGTCACGCCGGTGGGGTTCTGAAAGTTGGGCAACGCGTAGATGAACTTCGGGCCGCCGCGCAGCGCGCTTTCCAGCGCGTCCGGCAACATCCCATCGTCGTCGATCGGGACCGGCGTGTATTGCGCCTGGTAGGTATTCCAGGCCTGGATCGCGGCAAGGTAGGTCGGGCTCTCGACCACGATGTGGTCCCCCTGGTTGATGAAGACCTTGCCGATCAGATCGAGTGCCTGCTGCGAGCCGCTGGTGATCAGGATGTTGTCGGCGGTCACGGTTACGCCGAAGCGGCATGTGTGCCGCGCGATCATCTCGCGGAGCGGCCGGTAGCCTTCGGTCGTGCCGTACTGCAGCGCCATCGCGCCCTGCTCGCGCAGCACGCGCGTGCACGCTTCTTCAAACGCCTTCAGCGGAAAGACCTCCGGCGCCGGAAGGCCGCCGCCGAACGAGATCATCCCGGGCTGCTCGGTCAGCTTCAGCAGCTCGCGGATCTCGGAGCGGCGCATTCCCTGCGTGCGTTGCGCAAATCGTTCAGACCAGAGCGTTTGCATGCGTTTCCTCGCGGGGCCGGCCCGTGCTTGCCGGCGCGGCGTCAATTCGCCGCGCACGCGCAGCGCTGCCGGATTCCCGCCATGGGGAACGGAAATCCTCGAGAATCCCGGCCGTTCCGGGTCAGAGAGAGCAAGGGTTGCACCACCCGCCGCCGATCGCCTCCCTCCCGGCCAGCGGTACCCCTGTTGCTGAACAACGTCCCATCGCCGTATTCCCGCCGGATTCCCGTCATACACGGCGTTTTTCTTCATTGCGCCCGGGAGGTCTTATGGGCCACGACACGTTGACGGTCACAGACAACAGGACAGGGAAGCAGTACGACATCCCCATCAAGGACGGGGCGATTTCCGCGCCCGAGTTCCGCAGCATGAAGGTTTCGCCCGATGACTTCGGGTTGATGACGTACGACCCCGCCTTCATGAACACCGCGAGCTGCCGCAGCACGATCACGTTCATCGACGGCGACAAGGGGATCCTTCGCTACCGCGGCTACCCGATCGAACAGCTCGCGGAGAAGCGGACGTTCATCGAGGTCGCCTACCTGCTCATCTTCGGCGAGCTGCCGACGCCGGAGGAACTCAAGGCGTGGACCGAGCAGGTCACGCTGCACACGATGGTGCACGAGAACATCAAGAAGTTCATGGACGGCTTCAATTACGACGCCCATCCGATGGGGATCTTCCTCAGCACGATCGGCGCGCTGTCCACCTTCTACCCGGAAGCGAAGAATGTCGGCGACATCAACAACCGCCACCTGCAGATGCTGCGGCTGATCGGCAAGGTGCCGACGCTGGCCGCCTACGCGTACCGCCACAGCCAGGGGCTGCCGTACGTGGGGCCGAACAACGGGCTGGGCTACGCCGCGAACTTTCTCCAGATGATGTTCCGCATGACCGAGGCGCCGTACGCGCCGCATCCGGCTCTCGTGCGGGCGCTCGACGTGCTCTTCATCCTGCACGCCGACCACGAGCAGAACTGCAGCGCGAACGCGATGCGCGCCATCGGCAGCTCGCACGTCGACCCGTACTCGGCGCTGGCCGGCGCGGCCGCGGCGCTCTACGGCCCGCTGCACGGGGGCGCGAACGAGGCCGTGCTGGTGATGCTGCGCGAGATCGGCGATATCTCCCACGTGCCGGAGTTCATCAAGAAGGTGAAGGCGGGCGAGGGGCGTCTCATGGGGTTCGGGCACCGGGTCTACAAGTCGTACGATCCGCGCGCGAAGATTCTCAAGCAGATGGCGGACGCGGTCTTCGAGGTCACCGGGCACGATCCGCTGATCGAGATCGCGCTCGAGCTCGAGCGGATCGCGCTGCAGGACGAGTACTTCATCAGCCGCAAGCTGTATCCGAACGTGGACTTCTACTCGGGCCTCATCTACAAGGCGATGCGCTTCCCGGTGGCGATGTTCCCGGTGCTCTTCGCCATCCCGCGCACGACCGGGTGGCTGGCGCAGTGGGAAGAGATGCTGATGGATCCCGAGCAGAAGATCGCGCGGCCGCGCCAGGTCTACGCGGGCCACGACCAGCGCGACGTGCTCCTCGTCTCGCCGGGCGCCGCCGCCTCGGCCAAGCGGTAAAGCCTGCGCACGTGACGGGCTGGGTGCTCGGTGCCGAGCGCGGCGCACAGCACCCAGCACCTCTGTTATCCTTGTGCCTCCACCGGCATGACTCCTCGAGCGCGCGTCGGCATCGCCATGCGCCCCCGTGATGGCGTCGCCGCGGATCGCGTGCCGGTGATGTGCCAGCTCGCGCTCGGCCATTACTTCCTCCACGCGCCCGGCGGCGCGATCGACATCTGGCACGACAGCGCGGCGTTCGCCTCCGCCCTGCTGGCGCTTTGCGAGCGGTACGGCTTCGATGGCGTGCTCGTCAACCTGCCGGGTCGCAACCCGTCGTGGCGCGAGGAGATCCGCGGCGTGGAGCGCGCGGGCGCCTCCGCCCGCGTCACCTGGAGCGATGGGACGGTCACGCTCTGCCCGCCCGACGACAACCCGCATGTCGTGAGCGCGCTGACGGGTCGCCCGCCGCTGCGCCCCTTCGCGGAGGTCGATCCGGAACAGCTCCATTACATCGAGCCGCACGACGCGCGCGGCGTGGTCAACCTCGGCTCGTTCCCGCCGTGGCACTGGGACACGCTGCGGCTCGTGCGGGAACGGGCGCCCGAGATCTCGGTGCACGGCGAAGTGTTCTCGCCGCTGTCCCAGTTCATGGAGCTGGTGGGGCCGATGGAGGGGGCGCTGGCGCTCGCGCTCGATGCGCCGAAGGTGCACGCCATCCTCGAACGCCTGGCCGCGGGCGCGATCGAGCTGGCCACGGGTCACATCGCGGCCGGCGCCGACGCCATCCTGATTTCTTCCGCCTACGCCGGCGCGGGCTTTCTGTCGCCGGGACACTACGAAACGTTCGTGCTGCCCCGCGAACGCGCGCTCATCGACGGCATCAAGGCCGCGCATCCCACCGTCCCCGTGTACACTCACACGTGCGGCGCGATCGCGGATCGGCTCGAGCTGATGGCGGCCACGGGCACCGACGGGATCGACACGCTGGACCCGCCGCCGCTCGGCAACGTCGATCTGGCGGACGCCAGGCGCCGGCTGGCGGATCGCGTGTTCATCAAGGGGAACGTCGATCCGGTCAACACCGTGCTGCGCGGCACGGCCGAGGACTGTTATCGCGACGCGCGCGCACGCATCGCAATCGCGGGCCCCGGCGGCGGGTACGTTCTCAGCACCGCGTGCAGCGTGCCGCCGCACGCACCGCCGGCCAACATCGCGGCGCTGGCGCGCGCCGCCTCCGACGCGGGACGGGTGGCGTGATGCGGCACGTCTATGAATTCACGGCCGGCGAGAGCACGCCCGACGTGGAGAAGCTGCTGGCGCGCGAAGTCGGCGGCGCGCCGGTACCGGATCGACTCCGCCACCTCTTCCAGCAGGCGCTCGCCCATTTCGAGAGCCTCGCCACCCGGGCGGCGATCGTCGCGGAGACCAGCGCGGACGCCTTCGTCCAGATCTACCGCGGCGAGGGGCTGAACGCACCCTCCGCGCCGCTCGACGTCATCATCCCCCGGGCGCAACGCCTTGCGCTGTTCGCCGCGACCGTCGGTGACGCGGCCAGCGCGGAGATCGGCATCCTGTTCGGCCGCGGCGAGCCGGCCGCCGGCTACGCCCTTGACATCATCGCCTCCGAGGCGACAAACATGCTCGCTGATGCGGCGGCGCTGCGGTTCCTGAGGCTGCAGCAGGCGCGACGGGCCGTGGGGGAGGACGCGCGGGTGCTGCCGTACAGCCCCGGCTATTGCGGCTGGCACGTCAGCGGCCAGCGCAGCCTGTTCGAGGCGCTGCAACCCGGCGCCATCGGCATCACGCTGAGCCACAGTTTTCTGATGCGCCCGCTCAAATCGGTGTCCGGCGTCCTCGTGGCGGGGCCGCCGCCGGCGCACCGGTTCAAGCCGACGTACGATTTCTGCGAGGACTGCACGACGCATGAATGCCGGGGCCGCATGGCTTCGGTGCTGCGGGCGCCACGATGACCACTCCCCTGCTCGACGGGATTTCCTCCGCCCTGCAACGCGGCGATCGCGACGCGGTCGTGGCGCTGACGCGCGAGGCCATCGATGCCGCCACGCCAGCCTCCTCGCTCCTCAATCAAGGGCTGCTTGCCGGCATGCGGGTCGTCGGAGCGAAGTTCCGTGACTACGAGATGTTCCTGCCGGATGTCCTCCTCGCCGCGCGCGCGATGACGGCCGCGATGGAGCTGCTGCGCCCGCTGCTGGTCGCCGACGGCGTGCCGCTGGCCGGCCGCGTGGTGCTGGGCACGGTGAAGGGGGACCTGCACGACATCGGCAAGAACCTGGTCGGCATCATGCTGCAGGGCGCCGGCTTCGACACCGTGGATCTCGGCGTGGACGTCGACCCGGATGCGTTCGCCGAGGCCGCCGTCACGCACGGCGCGACGGTGATCGGCATGTCGGCGCTGCTGACGACCACCATGATCGGGATGAAGGACGTCATCCGCGCCCTCGAGCATCGCGGGCTGCGCGACCGCATCAGGACGGTGGTCGGCGGCGCGCCGGTTTCGCAGGCGTTCGCCGTCGAGATCGGCGCCGATGGGTACGCGGCGGACGCGCCGGGGGCGGTCGCGCTGGTGCGCGCGCTCGCACGGGTGTCCTCATGAAGCCGCTCGCCGGTCGCCTGCGCCGCCGCGAACGCCTGCTCGCCGACGGCGCGATCGGCACGATGCTGATCGCGCGGGGCCTGCCGCCGGGAGAGCC of Acidobacteriota bacterium contains these proteins:
- a CDS encoding corrinoid protein, giving the protein MTTPLLDGISSALQRGDRDAVVALTREAIDAATPASSLLNQGLLAGMRVVGAKFRDYEMFLPDVLLAARAMTAAMELLRPLLVADGVPLAGRVVLGTVKGDLHDIGKNLVGIMLQGAGFDTVDLGVDVDPDAFAEAAVTHGATVIGMSALLTTTMIGMKDVIRALEHRGLRDRIRTVVGGAPVSQAFAVEIGADGYAADAPGAVALVRALARVSS
- a CDS encoding citrate synthase, whose protein sequence is MGHDTLTVTDNRTGKQYDIPIKDGAISAPEFRSMKVSPDDFGLMTYDPAFMNTASCRSTITFIDGDKGILRYRGYPIEQLAEKRTFIEVAYLLIFGELPTPEELKAWTEQVTLHTMVHENIKKFMDGFNYDAHPMGIFLSTIGALSTFYPEAKNVGDINNRHLQMLRLIGKVPTLAAYAYRHSQGLPYVGPNNGLGYAANFLQMMFRMTEAPYAPHPALVRALDVLFILHADHEQNCSANAMRAIGSSHVDPYSALAGAAAALYGPLHGGANEAVLVMLREIGDISHVPEFIKKVKAGEGRLMGFGHRVYKSYDPRAKILKQMADAVFEVTGHDPLIEIALELERIALQDEYFISRKLYPNVDFYSGLIYKAMRFPVAMFPVLFAIPRTTGWLAQWEEMLMDPEQKIARPRQVYAGHDQRDVLLVSPGAAASAKR
- a CDS encoding PLP-dependent aminotransferase family protein, coding for MQTLWSERFAQRTQGMRRSEIRELLKLTEQPGMISFGGGLPAPEVFPLKAFEEACTRVLREQGAMALQYGTTEGYRPLREMIARHTCRFGVTVTADNILITSGSQQALDLIGKVFINQGDHIVVESPTYLAAIQAWNTYQAQYTPVPIDDDGMLPDALESALRGGPKFIYALPNFQNPTGVTLSLDRRRELVRLADHYGVPIIEDDPYVQLRYEGEHLPSIVLVDSEYRAGNGKPYSGNVMYMSTFSKTLAPGLRLGWITGPVGVIERLVQAKQGTDLHTSTFNQVVAYEVAHGGYLDEHVKLIRRVYRERRDAMLAAMSECFPSGVTWTRPKGGLFLWVRFPEGLDAVDVLRESIKEGVAFLAGAPFFPDHSHVNTARFNFSNSDPQKIRDGVRRIGGVLQRMMKGAVV